The sequence below is a genomic window from Candidatus Nanopelagicales bacterium.
TCTTTGCGGCCGTAAGCGGCTTGGGAAAGGTCGGCGACCTTGAAATCGGGCATCAAACGTCCTTACACGGTTGGCGACTGCGGGTCTGACAGGTATCGGTCGAGGTCGGGCTCAAGATAAATGTACGTTGCCGACGGAACAGCCGCACGCACCCGCCGCTCGGCCGCGTCAATCGCCAGCGCTATTTCGGCAGCGGAGTCCGCCTTGCCAACGGCGATCTTGGCAGCAACGAGTAGGTCATCAGGACCCATGTGGAAGGTCTTGAGGTGGATGACTCGGTGGACTTCCGGGGTCGCCGCCAGCGCCGATCTGATTTTCTCCTGCTCCTCCGGCACGGCCGATTCGCCCACCAGCATGCTGGCCATCTCCATGGCGAGGAAGATCGCAATCACGAGCAGCAGCGTGCCAATCATCATCGATCCGATGCCGTCCCACACGCCACTTCCGGTGATGACACTCAAACCAACGCCCGCCAGCGCGAACATTAAGCCGACCAGCGCACCAGCATCCTCAAGCAGCACCACGGGTAATTCCGGTTGGCGAGCCTCACGGATGAATCGAAAGAGCGAACGTTGCCCGCGCGACCGGTTCGACTCCTTCAACGCCGTGCGGAAGGAGTATCCCTCCAACACCACGGCGATGAGCAGAACCGCGATCGCCCACTGCGCGTCCCGCAACTGCTCTGGGTGCGAGATCTTATGGACGCCCTCGTAGATGGCAAAGACACCACCGACGAGGAACAGGACACACGCGACGACGAAGCCGTACACGTACCGAGTACGGCCGTAGCCGAATTGGTGCTCCGGGT
It includes:
- a CDS encoding cation transporter, which produces MSTEGGTRAVIAALIANIGIAISKFVAFFITGSSSMLSEAIHSVADSGNQVLLLIGGKRSKRSADPEHQFGYGRTRYVYGFVVACVLFLVGGVFAIYEGVHKISHPEQLRDAQWAIAVLLIAVVLEGYSFRTALKESNRSRGQRSLFRFIREARQPELPVVLLEDAGALVGLMFALAGVGLSVITGSGVWDGIGSMMIGTLLLVIAIFLAMEMASMLVGESAVPEEQEKIRSALAATPEVHRVIHLKTFHMGPDDLLVAAKIAVGKADSAAEIALAIDAAERRVRAAVPSATYIYLEPDLDRYLSDPQSPTV